One Clostridium estertheticum DNA segment encodes these proteins:
- a CDS encoding ArsA family ATPase: MMEIKNIFNKAKIVKVPMYDREVKGLKMLKEIGESIF; encoded by the coding sequence ATGATGGAAATAAAAAATATCTTTAACAAGGCGAAAATAGTAAAAGTACCAATGTATGATAGGGAAGTCAAGGGCTTAAAGATGTTAAAAGAAATTGGTGAGAGCATCTTTTAA
- a CDS encoding C40 family peptidase, with protein sequence MRKSIISLIVTIGLVTTISMPILAKPLSDNSGNEKDSYDRAQSKVEDIQISIEKLDSNIEQIYAQMDEAKIKMAETQKKIDTTTKDIVIAEDNIKDEEDLFNKRMRSMYMNGMDSYLEILLDSNGIEDLISRIENIKKIVEYDNKIIGELTDKKNGIEEQRQALEAEKTKLVLLTTDNKSKIVVLEDKKKEQKILIAEAKVQKQLYASQTSDGQAIVNVAMAQINQIKDRAPKYTPSRGASLLSASAIVAYASNFLGTPYAWGANGPSNFDCSGFVKYVYAHFGVSMSRSTSTQVNEGSYVSRENLEPGDLIFFGSSSNPHHVGMYVGNNSYIHSPSTGDVVKISALTRSDYLTARRVK encoded by the coding sequence TTGCGTAAAAGTATAATATCATTGATAGTAACAATTGGACTAGTTACTACGATAAGTATGCCTATATTAGCAAAGCCATTATCAGATAATTCTGGAAATGAGAAGGACTCTTATGATAGAGCACAAAGCAAGGTAGAGGATATACAAATTTCTATTGAAAAATTAGATTCAAATATAGAACAAATTTATGCGCAAATGGATGAAGCAAAAATTAAAATGGCAGAAACTCAGAAAAAAATCGACACAACAACAAAAGATATAGTAATTGCGGAAGATAATATTAAAGATGAAGAAGATCTTTTTAATAAGAGAATGCGAAGCATGTATATGAATGGTATGGATAGCTATTTAGAAATTTTATTAGACTCAAATGGAATAGAAGACCTTATTTCAAGAATTGAAAACATCAAAAAGATTGTAGAATATGATAATAAAATTATTGGAGAATTAACAGATAAGAAAAATGGAATTGAGGAGCAAAGGCAAGCCCTAGAAGCTGAAAAAACTAAGCTAGTGCTTTTGACAACTGATAATAAAAGCAAAATAGTAGTGCTTGAAGATAAGAAGAAAGAACAAAAAATACTAATTGCTGAAGCTAAAGTGCAAAAGCAATTATACGCTAGCCAGACTAGTGATGGACAAGCTATTGTAAATGTTGCTATGGCTCAAATAAATCAAATTAAAGATAGGGCGCCTAAGTATACACCATCTAGAGGGGCATCATTGCTTAGCGCGAGTGCCATAGTTGCTTATGCAAGTAATTTTTTAGGAACACCATATGCTTGGGGTGCGAATGGTCCTAGCAATTTTGATTGTTCTGGTTTTGTGAAATATGTATATGCTCATTTTGGAGTCTCAATGAGTAGATCTACCTCAACACAGGTAAATGAAGGGTCCTATGTATCAAGAGAAAATTTAGAGCCAGGGGATTTGATTTTCTTTGGATCATCCTCGAATCCGCATCATGTTGGAATGTATGTAGGAAACAACTCATATATTCACTCGCCTAGTACTGGGGATGTGGTTAAAATATCAGCACTTACAAGAAGTGATTACCTTACTGCAAGAAGAGTTAAGTAA
- a CDS encoding ribonuclease J yields MNNNNNNYKSKVKNKIRIIPLGGLGEIGKNITAIEYKDEIVIIDCGISFPDADMYGVDLVIPDVTYLLENRDKVKGIFLTHGHEDHIGALPYILKQIKIPVYGTRLTLGLVENKLQEHGIIADCTLNVVKPGDIVKLEKLSVEFIRVSHSIADACSICIHTPIGRIIHTGDFKIDYTPIDGEVIDLERFAKLGGQGVLLLMADSTNVERPGFTISEKVIGESLNKLFQKADGRIIVASFASNIHRIQQIANASILVGRKIAFSGRSMERISQVAIELGYLHIPPEAIITVAEIHNYPDEKVTIVTTGSQGEPLAALTRMASSTHRSIEIQKGDLIIISASPIPGNEKFIYNVINELFKKGANVIYNTTEEIHVSGHACQEELKLIHTLVRPKFFMPVHGEYRHLKQHAQLAEKIGMNPDNIFIGETGQILEVSQNECKFAGRVQTGAIMVDGLGVGDVGNIVLRDRKHLAEEGILTVVVTIERETYSILAGPDIITRGFVYMKESNELINEARDIVRKELEQCLDNKIKEWAVIKSCIRNALGQFLYIKTKRRPIIIPIIMEI; encoded by the coding sequence TTGAATAATAATAATAATAATTATAAAAGTAAAGTTAAAAACAAAATTAGAATCATTCCACTAGGTGGACTTGGAGAAATTGGAAAGAATATTACTGCAATAGAATATAAAGATGAAATTGTTATAATAGATTGTGGGATTTCCTTTCCAGATGCAGATATGTATGGAGTGGATTTAGTTATTCCTGATGTAACATATCTTCTAGAGAATAGAGATAAGGTAAAAGGAATTTTTCTAACCCACGGTCATGAGGATCACATAGGCGCGTTACCTTATATCCTAAAACAAATCAAAATTCCAGTATATGGGACACGTTTAACCCTAGGACTTGTAGAAAATAAATTGCAAGAACATGGGATAATAGCAGACTGTACGCTAAATGTAGTAAAACCTGGTGATATTGTTAAGCTAGAAAAGCTCAGTGTAGAGTTTATAAGAGTTAGTCATAGCATAGCAGACGCCTGCTCTATTTGTATACATACTCCTATCGGGAGGATTATACACACAGGAGACTTTAAAATTGATTACACTCCAATTGATGGAGAAGTTATAGATTTAGAGCGATTTGCAAAATTAGGTGGTCAAGGAGTACTACTTTTAATGGCTGATAGTACTAATGTTGAACGTCCTGGATTTACTATATCTGAGAAAGTAATTGGAGAATCATTAAATAAACTATTCCAAAAAGCAGATGGTAGAATAATAGTAGCTTCCTTTGCATCAAATATCCATAGAATACAACAAATTGCCAATGCTTCAATTTTAGTTGGAAGAAAAATAGCCTTTAGTGGTAGAAGTATGGAGAGAATATCACAAGTAGCTATTGAACTAGGATATTTGCATATACCACCAGAAGCTATAATCACTGTGGCAGAGATTCATAATTACCCTGATGAGAAGGTAACAATAGTAACTACTGGTAGCCAAGGTGAGCCTCTTGCTGCATTAACAAGAATGGCATCATCAACACATAGGAGTATTGAAATACAAAAGGGTGATTTAATCATTATATCTGCATCACCTATTCCTGGAAATGAAAAATTCATATACAATGTTATAAATGAATTATTCAAAAAGGGTGCTAATGTAATATATAATACTACTGAAGAAATTCATGTATCTGGGCATGCTTGCCAAGAGGAATTAAAATTAATTCACACATTGGTTCGCCCTAAATTTTTTATGCCAGTACATGGTGAGTATAGACATTTAAAACAACACGCACAATTGGCAGAAAAGATAGGAATGAATCCTGATAATATTTTCATCGGAGAAACAGGACAAATATTAGAAGTATCACAAAATGAATGTAAATTTGCTGGAAGAGTACAAACCGGAGCTATAATGGTAGATGGACTTGGCGTTGGAGACGTTGGGAATATCGTACTTAGAGATAGAAAACACTTAGCTGAAGAAGGTATCCTTACTGTGGTAGTTACTATAGAAAGAGAAACTTATAGTATTCTAGCTGGACCGGATATAATAACTAGAGGATTTGTATACATGAAAGAATCCAATGAACTTATTAATGAAGCTAGGGACATTGTTAGAAAAGAGTTAGAGCAATGTTTAGACAATAAAATTAAAGAATGGGCAGTAATAAAATCATGTATAAGAAATGCATTAGGCCAATTTTTATATATAAAAACTAAGAGAAGACCTATAATTATACCAATAATAATGGAAATATAA
- the crcB gene encoding fluoride efflux transporter CrcB has protein sequence MTYVLVAVGGAAGSLVRYSLGKFISEKSSTEFPIGTFIINITGAIMLGVVSTIGVSNDMMLLLGDGFFGAYTTFSTFMYEGFNLFQEREKLNAYIYILCSLILGVIGYALGTKIGSI, from the coding sequence ATGACATACGTGCTAGTTGCAGTTGGTGGAGCAGCTGGAAGCTTGGTCCGATATAGCCTTGGTAAATTTATAAGTGAAAAGTCAAGTACTGAATTTCCAATAGGAACTTTTATAATAAATATTACAGGGGCAATAATGCTCGGTGTTGTAAGCACAATTGGAGTAAGCAATGATATGATGCTACTTCTAGGGGATGGCTTTTTCGGTGCTTACACAACTTTTTCGACCTTTATGTATGAGGGATTTAATCTTTTTCAAGAAAGAGAAAAGCTCAATGCTTATATATATATTTTATGTTCATTAATATTAGGTGTAATAGGATATGCTTTGGGAACCAAAATAGGTAGCATTTAA
- a CDS encoding helix-turn-helix domain-containing protein: MTIGEVAAYLKISEQIIIKLVKDGEIPSFRIGEHYRIKKSDIADFIE; this comes from the coding sequence ATGACAATAGGTGAAGTCGCAGCATATCTTAAAATCAGTGAACAAATTATCATTAAATTGGTAAAAGACGGAGAAATTCCATCTTTTAGAATTGGAGAACATTATAGAATAAAGAAAAGTGATATAGCTGATTTCATTGAGTAG
- the crcB gene encoding fluoride efflux transporter CrcB: protein MKKYTLIAIGGMLGAILRYFIKNIHIYNYKEVIPISTLLINVSGSFLLALILTVSFEIYQFDADLRLGIATGFLGAYTTFSTLCKEIVNLMVQGDYYSAITYMGLTTILGLAAAYFGVVVAREVVSKFVHHKNDSDDVQMEDGKEG from the coding sequence ATGAAAAAGTACACACTTATAGCCATAGGTGGAATGCTAGGAGCTATATTAAGATATTTTATAAAGAATATACATATTTATAATTATAAAGAAGTTATACCAATAAGCACTTTGTTAATTAATGTTTCTGGTAGCTTCCTCTTAGCACTAATACTAACCGTTTCATTTGAGATTTATCAATTTGATGCTGACCTAAGACTAGGTATAGCCACAGGATTTTTGGGGGCATACACAACTTTTTCCACATTATGCAAAGAAATTGTAAATCTTATGGTGCAAGGAGATTATTACTCTGCTATAACTTATATGGGGCTTACAACAATTTTAGGGCTTGCTGCAGCTTACTTTGGCGTGGTAGTAGCAAGGGAAGTAGTTTCGAAGTTTGTACACCATAAGAATGACTCAGATGATGTACAAATGGAAGATGGAAAGGAGGGTTGA